The following coding sequences are from one Poecilia reticulata strain Guanapo linkage group LG18, Guppy_female_1.0+MT, whole genome shotgun sequence window:
- the LOC103480908 gene encoding endophilin-A1-like — MSVAGLKKQFHKATQKVSEKVGGAEGTKLDDDFKEMEKKVDITSRAVLDIMTKTTEYLQPNPGVVHTYTHTNYKTMQRFGSVGPGLALIDAGEAMKELGEVKDALDMEVKQNFIDPLQNLHDKDLKEIQHHLKKMEGRRLDFDYKKKRQGKVQDDEIKQALEKFDESKEIAEQSMFNLLESDIEQVSQLAALVQAQLEYHSRSSEILQQLSSKMEDRIKEVSSKPRKEYTPKPKMTLELLPPSESHNGGIHSAKSPGKSPAPMDQPCCRALYDFEPENEGELGFKEGDIITLTNQIDENWYEGMINGQSGFFPINYVDILVPLPH; from the exons ATGTCTGTCGCGGGGTTGAAGAAGCAGTTCCATAAAGCCACCCAG AAAGTCAGCGAGAAAGTCGGAGGAGCAGAAGGAACCAAGCTGGACGATGACTTCAAGGAAATGGAGAAG AAGGTGGACATCACCAGCAGAGCGGTGCTGGACATCATGACCAAAACCACGGAGTACCTGCAGCCCAATCCAGGTGTGgttcacacatacacacacac TAACTATAAAACTATGCAACGGTTCGGTTCTGTTGGTCCAGGCCTGGCGCTGATCGACGCCGGCGAGGCCATGAAGGAGCTCGGCGAGGTGAAGGACGCCCTGGACATGGAGGTCAAGCAGAACTTCATCGACCCGCTGCAGAACCTCCACGACAAAGACCTGAAGGAGATCCAG CATCACCTGAAGAAAATGGAGGGGCGGCGTCTGGACTTCGACTACAAGAAGAAGCGGCAGGGGAAAGTCCAGGACGACGAGATCAAGCAGGCGCTGGAGAAGTTCGACGAGAGCAAAGAGATCGCGGAGCAGAGCATGTTCAACCTGCTGGAGAGCGAC ATAGAGCAGGTGAGCCAGCTGGCAGCGCTGGTCCAGGCCCAGTTGGAGTACCACAGCCGCTCCTCAGaaatcctgcagcagctctcCAGCAAGATGGAGGACAG GATAAAAGAGGTGTCCAGTAAACCCAGGAAGGAGTACACTCCCAAACCCAAGATGACGCTGGAGCTCCTGCCCCCCAGCGAGAGCCACAACGGGGGGATCCACTCGGCCAAGTCCCCGGGGAAATCGCCAG CGCCGATGGACCAGCCCTGCTGTCGAGCGCTCTACGACTTCGAGCCAGAGAACGAGGGCGAGTTGGGCTTCAAGGAGGGCGACATCATCACTCTGACCAATCAGATCGACGAGAACTGGTACGAGGGCATGATCAACGGCCAGTCGGGCTTCTTCCCCATCAACTACGTGGATATCCTGGTGCCGCTGCCCCACTAG